A single Candidatus Aminicenantes bacterium DNA region contains:
- a CDS encoding anti-sigma factor antagonist yields MKIDVRIREEPRLVMAIKASLDRDGARKLSRFLLHRDQRAFTRLELDLATVDFIGLSAIATLQELCLSLRQRGGSMTLLNVSGTLASALGCLGGTPCWILQNLDQESKDKDVSG; encoded by the coding sequence ATGAAGATCGATGTGCGTATACGTGAGGAGCCCCGCCTGGTGATGGCCATCAAAGCTTCCCTGGACCGCGACGGAGCCCGTAAACTGAGCCGTTTCCTGTTGCACCGGGATCAGCGCGCTTTCACCCGCCTGGAACTGGACCTGGCAACCGTGGACTTTATCGGTTTGTCAGCGATCGCGACCCTGCAGGAGTTGTGTTTGTCGCTGCGGCAACGCGGCGGGAGCATGACGCTGTTGAATGTATCCGGCACATTGGCATCGGCCCTGGGTTGCCTGGGCGGAACCCCGTGCTGGATCCTGCAAAACCTTGATCAGGAGAGTAAAGACAAGGATGTGAGCGGTTGA
- a CDS encoding HAMP domain-containing histidine kinase produces METLLSKRRPLVAWLLPAAVLLLLAGVWVFAFAPSVSQEKVVARIRTQITESDALLQERMQAIRERSRKLAALFRDGKDFPDPLPREALVRLVEGRIQWYFGSVFVSPVVFSGGKSDWGLERRGDCIFMMVEAGGNLRYIAPLLQETPDFIPGRFDLPLAQYELLILRNPPPQARDQYDYDDLSGVYIISVPLRAAQGRLVLNIKVVHNQVLQHLRQRYLFKAAFPAAFALILMLLGLSRRRSSYTLWLSALISLLLTLGAALLVSFWSRGSVLIQVDGLSLVSVFQVLALSLWLLFPAFARVGRPIPFKPAVILTDGALIAAVWGGYALVQRVSFYLGTFSLQPEFLALVITLFLWQVFPLPRLHRVRFPSRFSARAGLLVFQVAVVAVVSWLWPPLLVPFALTAAMVPAMLLIRPGILRRVLVMGLLALSIFSLTTTRDEANKREFITNNLRHIFLNQGNYAKLIAREIVHEMNMAGPDLSLFFAMEGDTALRDLWRNTLAARESIPSSITILSPDMQVARQFSHQIPYVPDESPRFFPVWAVEDARARLYGREIAMARASISVSQRGRHLGFIVIQVLNSPELILRQQDERNIFALDPRLGPTPMNYIKLNRDREVLENPGQVNLQDVSDLFRHDGRWVRFKHENALFAGYVFTGGADPIMIYYRLPSLLGRLAVWIRLLLFFLALSMLPALKSLPVIPWKRLTHSFSVRVFAILVLIVLFTGVIFSLFSLNFHRNSLQRERMRHTFDQGRTAQNIVNSMMGVREGLSRNQVFFLSRMINADVTVFRSGEREFTSDIRQILRGRIPGYVDSRVLELLNQRNQKYVFRSREEGQTIYFRNGDLVFRIDFNDVWPGLYGGGDSYADFIIVMIFFMGLIGVAVAVFFRDRILDPIRTLNQGMAKVETGGLPILKPLPREHELEALYNGFNKMIRGIAAQKRNISEISRMKTLVDLGRRVAHEVKNPLTPIKLSAEQIRRSLEDKRVGYEETIRKSVDFIVDETEHLKKVSYGFLDLSRLDTIEAEDFQLEQLLREEVNHFRQVYPGITFQLNLKPRSLMVRMDTVKIRQMVKNILSNAVEAMGEGPGEVKIALQKRESSVELIFEDNGTGMDAAEVERMFEMDYSTKDSGTGLGMFIIHRIVDLHGGNLRVESRHREGTRVRVILPLVAGLRE; encoded by the coding sequence ATGGAAACTCTACTATCTAAAAGGCGTCCGCTTGTAGCCTGGCTGCTACCGGCCGCGGTCCTGTTGTTGCTGGCGGGTGTATGGGTTTTTGCGTTCGCTCCCTCCGTATCTCAGGAAAAAGTCGTTGCCCGCATCCGCACGCAGATAACGGAAAGTGACGCCTTACTGCAGGAGCGCATGCAGGCCATCCGTGAGCGGTCGCGCAAATTGGCCGCGCTTTTCCGTGACGGGAAGGATTTTCCGGACCCGCTTCCCCGGGAGGCCCTGGTCCGCCTGGTGGAGGGACGAATTCAATGGTATTTCGGCAGTGTCTTTGTCTCTCCAGTGGTTTTCAGCGGCGGTAAAAGCGATTGGGGATTGGAACGGCGTGGCGATTGCATCTTCATGATGGTGGAGGCCGGCGGCAATTTGCGTTACATTGCACCGCTGCTCCAGGAGACGCCCGATTTTATCCCGGGTCGCTTTGACTTGCCCCTGGCCCAGTACGAATTGTTGATTCTGCGCAACCCGCCTCCTCAAGCGCGGGATCAATACGATTACGACGACTTATCCGGTGTGTATATTATCAGTGTGCCGCTGCGTGCCGCGCAGGGTCGCCTGGTCCTGAATATCAAAGTCGTTCACAACCAGGTGCTGCAGCATTTGCGGCAACGCTATTTGTTTAAGGCCGCCTTTCCCGCTGCTTTTGCCCTGATTCTGATGCTGCTGGGACTTTCCCGCCGCAGGAGCTCGTATACCCTTTGGCTGAGCGCTTTGATCTCGCTGTTGCTGACGCTGGGCGCGGCTTTACTGGTTTCTTTCTGGAGCCGGGGCTCCGTGCTGATCCAGGTCGACGGACTTTCGCTGGTGTCGGTGTTCCAGGTTCTGGCCCTGAGTTTGTGGCTGCTGTTCCCGGCCTTTGCGCGGGTGGGGCGACCCATTCCGTTCAAGCCGGCGGTGATTCTGACCGACGGGGCGTTGATCGCCGCGGTGTGGGGCGGATATGCTTTGGTACAGCGCGTCTCTTTTTATCTTGGCACCTTTAGCCTGCAACCAGAGTTTCTGGCCTTGGTAATCACCCTGTTTTTGTGGCAGGTTTTTCCATTGCCGCGACTCCACCGGGTGCGTTTCCCTTCACGGTTTTCCGCCCGGGCGGGACTGTTGGTTTTCCAGGTGGCTGTCGTGGCGGTAGTGTCCTGGCTTTGGCCTCCGCTGCTGGTTCCTTTCGCCCTGACCGCCGCCATGGTTCCGGCCATGCTGCTTATACGACCGGGAATATTGCGGCGCGTATTGGTGATGGGTTTGCTGGCATTGTCGATCTTTTCGCTGACCACCACCCGGGATGAAGCCAATAAGCGGGAGTTTATCACCAACAACCTGCGGCATATTTTTCTGAACCAGGGGAACTATGCCAAGTTGATCGCCCGTGAGATCGTACATGAAATGAATATGGCCGGACCCGACCTTTCCCTGTTCTTCGCTATGGAGGGGGATACCGCGCTGCGTGACCTCTGGCGCAACACGCTTGCGGCCAGGGAAAGCATTCCTTCCAGCATTACCATCCTGTCTCCCGATATGCAGGTAGCCAGGCAGTTCTCTCACCAGATCCCCTACGTCCCGGATGAATCCCCACGTTTTTTCCCGGTCTGGGCGGTTGAAGACGCGCGGGCGCGCCTCTACGGTCGTGAGATCGCCATGGCAAGGGCCTCGATTTCCGTATCTCAACGGGGGCGCCACTTGGGTTTTATCGTGATCCAGGTACTCAATTCACCTGAACTGATCCTGCGCCAGCAAGATGAACGAAATATTTTCGCTCTGGATCCGCGCCTGGGACCGACGCCCATGAACTACATAAAGTTGAATCGGGACCGGGAGGTGCTGGAAAACCCCGGGCAGGTCAACCTTCAGGACGTCAGTGATCTGTTTCGCCATGACGGGCGCTGGGTGCGTTTCAAGCATGAGAATGCCTTGTTTGCCGGATACGTGTTTACCGGAGGGGCGGACCCCATCATGATCTACTATCGCCTGCCATCCCTGCTGGGTCGCCTGGCGGTGTGGATTCGCCTGCTGCTGTTTTTTCTGGCCCTGTCCATGCTGCCGGCTTTAAAGTCGTTGCCGGTGATTCCCTGGAAGCGGCTGACCCATTCTTTTTCCGTGCGGGTTTTTGCCATTCTCGTGCTGATCGTCCTGTTCACCGGGGTAATTTTCTCCCTGTTCTCGTTGAACTTTCATCGCAATTCGCTGCAGCGGGAGCGCATGCGCCATACGTTTGACCAGGGACGCACGGCCCAGAACATCGTCAACAGCATGATGGGTGTTAGAGAGGGATTATCCCGCAATCAGGTCTTTTTCCTGTCGCGCATGATCAATGCGGATGTAACGGTTTTCCGTAGCGGAGAACGCGAGTTCACCTCGGATATCCGGCAGATCCTGCGCGGGCGCATTCCCGGGTATGTGGATTCCCGGGTCCTGGAATTGCTCAACCAGCGCAACCAGAAATATGTATTTCGCAGCCGTGAAGAGGGACAAACGATTTATTTTCGCAACGGCGACCTGGTGTTCCGCATAGATTTCAATGACGTTTGGCCCGGCCTGTACGGCGGTGGAGATTCTTACGCGGACTTTATCATTGTAATGATTTTTTTCATGGGCCTGATCGGGGTGGCCGTGGCCGTTTTTTTCCGTGACCGTATTCTTGATCCCATACGTACACTCAACCAGGGCATGGCAAAGGTGGAAACAGGCGGGCTTCCCATACTGAAGCCTTTGCCCAGGGAACATGAGCTGGAGGCGTTGTACAACGGCTTCAACAAAATGATCCGCGGCATTGCCGCACAGAAACGAAATATTTCTGAAATTTCACGCATGAAAACCCTGGTTGATCTGGGTCGCAGGGTGGCCCATGAGGTCAAGAATCCCTTGACTCCCATCAAGTTGTCCGCGGAGCAGATCCGGCGATCACTCGAGGACAAGCGCGTGGGTTATGAGGAGACAATTCGCAAATCGGTCGACTTTATTGTGGATGAAACCGAACACTTGAAAAAGGTCTCTTACGGTTTTCTCGACCTGTCCCGCCTCGACACCATTGAAGCCGAGGATTTTCAACTGGAGCAACTGCTTAGAGAAGAAGTGAACCACTTTCGCCAGGTTTATCCGGGTATCACGTTTCAGTTAAACCTGAAGCCTCGCAGTCTCATGGTGCGCATGGATACCGTAAAGATCCGCCAGATGGTTAAAAACATCCTTTCCAATGCCGTTGAAGCCATGGGAGAAGGGCCGGGGGAAGTCAAAATCGCTCTTCAAAAGCGGGAATCAAGCGTGGAGTTGATCTTTGAGGACAACGGGACCGGGATGGATGCAGCCGAAGTGGAACGTATGTTTGAAATGGATTACTCAACCAAGGACAGCGGAACCGGGCTGGGCATGTTTATCATTCATCGCATCGTCGACCTGCACGGAGGGAACCTACGCGTGGAATCGCGGCACCGGGAAGGCACCCGGGTGCGGGTGATCCTGCCCCTGGTTGCGGGCTTAAGGGAGTAA
- a CDS encoding UDP-N-acetylmuramate:L-alanyl-gamma-D-glutamyl-meso-diaminopimelate ligase yields the protein MIKTPGKAEALFEKQGNPPAGASMDTRPPMKVHLMGIAGAGMSSLAGLFSARGDRVSGSDTGFYPPAGEVLAALPVRLHKGFSENHIPRGVDLCVVGNIVSRGNPEAEFVLNRHIPYASMPEALYEYFIHGNRSIVVAGTHGKTTTSAFIAFLLNRAGRKPGYFIGGQPLDLPCGYSPGSGNDFVSEGDEYETAFFDRSSKFLKYHPEILVLNPMEYDHIDFFPDEASYRAAFLNLVNQVPSAGRIINCTDYPMNREVAAGAFTAVTGYGSGERNEIRIKDVVCAPGAGFSFTLLTKEQELRLQSPLSGIYNAGNLAAGIAVGLYLEISVSVIRDAVACFRGVARRLKLLRSIGDSHFYEDFAHHPTSLARMLDSLRQMYPQHQLVCLVEPRSRSLRRRDFQERLVESLSGADEVVIRRVAQARRAADGTEINESEVAAALRHMGRRATVAQDGEAVRCAVRALDLSRPVAVVAASNGAFDGLPSWLADLDPQNEALST from the coding sequence ATGATCAAAACACCCGGAAAAGCGGAAGCATTGTTTGAAAAACAGGGGAATCCACCAGCAGGCGCATCCATGGACACGCGACCCCCCATGAAGGTCCACCTGATGGGGATTGCCGGCGCGGGCATGAGTTCGCTGGCCGGATTGTTCTCTGCCCGGGGAGACCGGGTTTCCGGATCCGATACGGGGTTTTATCCTCCGGCGGGGGAAGTGCTGGCCGCATTGCCCGTCCGCCTGCACAAGGGTTTTTCAGAGAACCACATTCCGAGAGGAGTCGATCTGTGTGTAGTGGGAAACATCGTTTCCCGTGGCAACCCGGAAGCCGAATTTGTGTTGAACCGGCATATCCCATACGCATCCATGCCCGAGGCGTTGTACGAATACTTTATCCACGGCAATCGTTCGATCGTGGTCGCGGGTACCCACGGAAAAACCACGACTTCGGCTTTCATTGCTTTTCTGTTGAACCGTGCGGGGCGGAAACCCGGTTATTTTATCGGCGGGCAACCGCTGGATCTGCCGTGCGGATACAGTCCGGGCAGTGGCAATGATTTCGTCAGTGAAGGAGATGAATATGAAACCGCTTTCTTTGATCGCTCATCGAAGTTTTTAAAGTACCACCCGGAAATTCTGGTCCTGAATCCCATGGAATACGATCATATCGACTTTTTCCCCGATGAGGCATCTTATCGCGCGGCTTTTCTAAATCTGGTCAACCAGGTGCCGTCCGCGGGAAGGATCATCAATTGTACGGATTACCCCATGAACCGGGAGGTCGCGGCCGGGGCATTTACCGCGGTTACCGGTTACGGCTCCGGCGAACGCAATGAAATCAGGATAAAGGACGTTGTTTGTGCTCCCGGTGCAGGGTTCTCTTTTACCCTGTTAACCAAAGAGCAGGAGCTGCGGCTGCAATCACCCCTTTCGGGAATCTACAACGCGGGAAACCTGGCGGCTGGGATCGCGGTGGGACTCTACCTGGAGATTTCCGTATCCGTTATCCGTGATGCTGTGGCTTGCTTTCGGGGAGTGGCGCGGCGCCTCAAGCTGCTGCGTTCAATCGGCGACAGCCATTTTTACGAAGATTTCGCCCATCACCCCACTTCCCTGGCCCGGATGTTGGACAGCCTCAGACAGATGTACCCGCAACACCAGCTGGTTTGCCTGGTTGAACCCCGCAGCCGCAGCCTCAGGCGCAGAGATTTTCAGGAACGTTTGGTTGAAAGCTTATCCGGGGCGGATGAGGTGGTAATTCGCCGCGTTGCTCAAGCGCGAAGGGCGGCGGATGGCACGGAAATAAACGAATCGGAAGTGGCGGCCGCCCTGCGACACATGGGACGGAGGGCAACGGTTGCTCAGGACGGTGAAGCCGTGCGTTGCGCTGTGCGCGCACTGGATTTATCCAGGCCGGTGGCGGTGGTTGCCGCATCCAACGGCGCGTTCGACGGCCTTCCCAGCTGGCTGGCTGATCTGGATCCGCAAAACGAGGCATTATCCACATGA
- a CDS encoding ECF transporter S component: MDSLQNHPVRNTYRYSGRDMLLGGLFMAVALVLPIVFHAVGMGSQFLPMFPPIIMAGCLTAWPVGLTVGILSPLVSAVLTGMPPFFPPVAWIMALEGAVMVLLARRLYLLSRFSIRATVILVLLADRLVLLGAVLAVATWLDLPRGVLGLVSVVRGAPGIVIMIVTLPPLIRIVESRLQFIPQPE; this comes from the coding sequence ATGGACTCATTACAGAATCATCCGGTTCGCAACACATACCGCTATTCGGGGCGTGACATGCTGCTGGGCGGGCTCTTTATGGCCGTGGCCCTTGTCCTTCCCATCGTGTTTCATGCCGTGGGTATGGGCAGCCAGTTCCTGCCCATGTTTCCACCCATCATCATGGCCGGGTGCCTGACTGCCTGGCCCGTGGGCCTGACGGTGGGCATACTTTCTCCCCTGGTTTCCGCGGTTTTGACCGGGATGCCGCCGTTCTTTCCACCCGTGGCCTGGATCATGGCCCTGGAAGGGGCCGTTATGGTACTGCTGGCCCGCCGACTCTACCTGCTTTCGCGTTTCAGCATACGGGCCACGGTGATCCTGGTATTGCTGGCGGACCGCCTGGTGCTGTTGGGAGCGGTGCTGGCAGTGGCCACCTGGCTGGACCTTCCCCGGGGCGTGCTGGGGTTGGTGTCCGTGGTGCGGGGCGCTCCGGGGATCGTGATCATGATCGTTACCCTGCCGCCCCTGATCCGCATTGTGGAGTCCCGGCTGCAGTTTATTCCCCAACCGGAGTAG
- a CDS encoding ExbD/TolR family protein gives MQLSTNGKLRSNLSEINVTPLVDVMLVLLIIFMITAPMMNSGINVNLPAVETRTSPSSGGLVLTVTKERYIYMENSNVNLYLLESRIRSYFAANEKKVVFIRADKDVPYGYVISVLDVIKRAGVETVGMIVDQKDEK, from the coding sequence ATGCAGCTGAGCACCAACGGAAAACTGCGATCCAACCTGTCGGAAATCAATGTGACCCCCCTGGTGGATGTGATGCTGGTGCTGTTGATCATCTTCATGATAACCGCGCCCATGATGAATTCCGGCATTAATGTCAACCTGCCCGCGGTAGAGACACGCACCAGCCCCAGTTCCGGCGGACTTGTGCTCACGGTGACCAAAGAACGTTATATCTACATGGAGAATAGTAACGTCAACCTTTACCTGCTGGAATCCCGGATCCGCAGTTACTTTGCCGCAAATGAAAAAAAGGTCGTGTTTATCCGTGCGGATAAGGATGTACCCTATGGATATGTCATCTCCGTACTGGACGTAATCAAGCGCGCGGGAGTGGAAACCGTCGGGATGATCGTCGATCAAAAAGACGAAAAATGA
- a CDS encoding adenine phosphoribosyltransferase, translating into MQLESFIRDIPDFPKPGIIFKDITPLLMDAGAFDLTLEQMTRPYANGSVDKIVAIESRGFIFGGAMARRLGCGLVLARKADKLPADTIREEYTLEYGTNALEIHSDSIIENDHVVIVDDLLATGGTALASIRLVERLKGKVVGVEFLIELDFLKGRERISRYPVNSQLHY; encoded by the coding sequence ATGCAACTTGAATCATTTATCCGGGATATTCCAGATTTTCCCAAACCGGGGATCATTTTTAAAGACATCACCCCCCTGCTGATGGATGCAGGGGCATTTGACTTGACCTTGGAACAGATGACCCGCCCCTATGCGAACGGTTCCGTCGATAAAATAGTGGCCATTGAATCCCGGGGTTTCATTTTCGGTGGAGCCATGGCCCGCCGCCTGGGTTGCGGTTTGGTCCTGGCCCGCAAAGCCGATAAACTGCCGGCGGATACGATTCGCGAAGAGTACACGCTCGAATACGGAACCAATGCCCTGGAGATCCACAGCGACAGCATCATCGAGAACGATCACGTGGTAATTGTTGACGACCTTCTGGCCACAGGCGGTACGGCGCTGGCGTCCATCCGTCTGGTGGAACGCTTGAAAGGAAAGGTGGTTGGGGTGGAGTTCCTGATCGAGCTGGATTTTCTAAAGGGGCGGGAACGGATCAGTCGGTATCCCGTTAACTCCCAGCTTCATTATTGA
- a CDS encoding exodeoxyribonuclease VII small subunit, which yields MVANRKDQVDNYEHNFAVLERITDALNKDEIGIDDLLEKTREALEAARRCMEILNRQRGEFRKLENEFARLIQDSESQTSKNEDGEDKAE from the coding sequence ATGGTGGCAAACCGCAAGGATCAGGTGGATAATTACGAGCATAATTTTGCCGTCCTGGAGCGCATTACCGATGCACTGAACAAGGACGAAATCGGTATTGATGACCTGCTGGAAAAGACCCGGGAGGCCCTGGAAGCCGCCCGGCGCTGCATGGAGATCCTCAACCGGCAGCGGGGGGAATTCCGCAAGCTGGAAAATGAATTCGCCCGGTTGATTCAAGATTCTGAGTCTCAAACATCGAAAAACGAAGATGGGGAAGATAAAGCAGAATGA
- a CDS encoding ABC transporter ATP-binding protein, translating to MNSQAIIDIRDISFNYPDGTPGLNSVSLRVQEGDCLGIVGPNGAGKSTLLRHINGVLRGQGEVCVAGMVVERGRLEAVRRQVGMVFQNPDHQLFMPTLMDDVLFGPLNFGLAEAEAGERAEAVLREMGLWELRERSPLHLSLGEKKKAALATVLVMRPAIVVLDEPMVSLDPGSRRRLLQRIGDLDATRVIATHDLEMVMRICNRVVLMNRGMVISAGTPRELFARKELLEANDLEVPFCIDQHTYPKNTDI from the coding sequence ATGAACAGCCAGGCGATTATTGATATCCGGGATATCTCCTTTAATTACCCTGACGGGACCCCCGGTCTGAATTCCGTGTCATTGCGGGTTCAGGAAGGGGATTGTCTGGGCATAGTGGGGCCAAACGGTGCCGGCAAATCCACCCTGCTGCGGCACATCAATGGAGTGTTGCGCGGACAGGGAGAGGTTTGCGTAGCCGGCATGGTCGTGGAGCGGGGCCGACTGGAAGCCGTGCGCCGCCAAGTGGGGATGGTTTTTCAGAATCCCGATCATCAACTCTTCATGCCCACGCTGATGGATGATGTGCTGTTCGGTCCCCTGAATTTCGGATTGGCGGAAGCAGAGGCTGGGGAGCGGGCGGAAGCCGTATTGCGTGAGATGGGCCTGTGGGAATTGCGGGAGCGCTCACCGCTTCACCTGAGCCTCGGCGAGAAAAAGAAAGCGGCGTTGGCGACGGTTCTGGTCATGCGTCCCGCTATCGTTGTCCTGGATGAGCCCATGGTCAGTCTGGATCCGGGCAGCCGCAGGCGCCTTCTGCAACGCATCGGTGATCTTGACGCCACCCGGGTTATCGCCACCCACGACCTGGAGATGGTGATGCGGATCTGTAACCGGGTTGTGCTGATGAACCGCGGCATGGTGATCAGCGCGGGAACGCCCCGGGAGCTGTTCGCCCGCAAGGAGCTGCTGGAAGCCAATGACCTGGAAGTGCCGTTTTGCATTGATCAACACACATATCCGAAAAACACTGATATTTGA
- a CDS encoding LD-carboxypeptidase yields MNPRKALFKPPPLRPGDRVGLFVPSSPVREPYRGKGLAELKRMDWIPVEVPNIMDRGDFVAKPPQAVVADLQALFNAKDIRALWAARGGYGANLLLPYLDALVIPEPKLVIGSSDVSILLWWLMEKRNMVVFFGPMAFASMADNAAAVDQCRAMLDGSRPTPVYSGEPLIQGRASGRLTGGCLTNLVSLIGTPWFPRLRDRILLLEDVAERPYSLHRLFWHLCQSHRLRGVRGIALGEFPGCFKNPAEREALWRRLVELFAPLGIPVMTDLPLGHAARARMIPLGVQVGMEVDTTACMQPLEPGTAPGSRN; encoded by the coding sequence ATGAATCCCCGCAAAGCTTTATTTAAGCCTCCGCCATTGCGTCCAGGAGACCGGGTCGGCCTGTTCGTGCCTTCGTCACCCGTGCGTGAGCCCTATCGCGGCAAAGGGTTGGCGGAATTGAAACGCATGGATTGGATCCCCGTTGAAGTTCCAAACATCATGGATCGCGGTGATTTTGTGGCCAAGCCGCCCCAGGCGGTAGTGGCGGATTTACAAGCCCTGTTCAACGCAAAGGATATCCGCGCTTTGTGGGCGGCCCGGGGGGGATACGGGGCCAACCTGCTGTTGCCTTACCTGGACGCCCTGGTAATTCCGGAACCGAAGTTGGTGATTGGTTCGTCCGACGTGTCCATCCTGTTATGGTGGTTGATGGAGAAGCGCAACATGGTCGTCTTTTTCGGCCCCATGGCTTTTGCCTCCATGGCGGACAATGCGGCCGCCGTGGATCAATGCCGAGCCATGTTGGACGGCAGCCGCCCCACTCCGGTTTACTCCGGCGAGCCCCTGATCCAGGGACGCGCAAGCGGGCGACTGACCGGGGGCTGCTTAACCAACCTGGTTTCCCTGATCGGCACTCCCTGGTTTCCGCGATTGCGGGACCGGATCCTTTTGTTGGAGGACGTGGCGGAACGGCCGTACAGCCTGCATCGCCTGTTCTGGCACCTGTGCCAAAGCCATCGGTTGCGGGGAGTGCGCGGAATCGCGCTGGGTGAATTTCCCGGGTGTTTTAAAAATCCCGCGGAACGTGAAGCCCTGTGGCGGCGGCTGGTTGAACTTTTTGCCCCCCTGGGGATTCCCGTGATGACGGACCTTCCCCTGGGGCATGCCGCGCGGGCGCGGATGATTCCACTCGGGGTCCAGGTCGGTATGGAGGTAGACACAACCGCCTGCATGCAACCCCTGGAGCCCGGAACCGCCCCGGGTTCACGGAATTGA
- a CDS encoding CAP domain-containing protein, with product MSLPLQSHNRVLKWKAVIPAALMIAIGAHGCRSVDTSGFSISGMEQLVFQKVNEHRTSQGLSDLEWKSDVADLARSHSRDMAEGTVPFGHAGFNDRVSQLSRLFRVSAAAENVGLTSNLDSPAQVVVDAWIANPTHKENIEDDFNTTGVGVARNASSDTWYFTQIYVKLRP from the coding sequence ATGTCTCTTCCGCTTCAATCTCATAATCGGGTTCTTAAGTGGAAAGCGGTCATACCGGCTGCCCTCATGATTGCAATCGGCGCCCATGGCTGCCGATCCGTGGATACCTCCGGTTTTTCGATATCGGGAATGGAGCAGTTGGTGTTTCAAAAAGTCAACGAGCATCGCACCTCCCAGGGTCTTTCGGATTTGGAATGGAAATCGGATGTGGCTGACCTGGCCCGCAGCCACAGCCGGGACATGGCCGAAGGCACGGTTCCGTTCGGCCACGCCGGATTCAATGACCGCGTTTCACAACTGTCCAGGTTGTTCAGAGTCAGTGCCGCCGCCGAAAATGTGGGCCTGACATCCAACCTCGACTCACCGGCCCAGGTGGTGGTGGACGCCTGGATCGCCAATCCCACCCACAAGGAAAATATCGAAGACGATTTCAATACAACCGGGGTGGGCGTTGCCCGCAACGCCTCCAGTGATACCTGGTACTTCACCCAAATCTACGTCAAACTCCGGCCTTGA
- the mce gene encoding methylmalonyl-CoA epimerase, translating into MIQKIDHIAIAVKDLESAVSHYRDVLGLTFLGTEEVPDQRVKVAMFSVDGVHIELLEPLNPESPISQFLEKKGGGIHHIAFGVDDAAAQIKEMEQKGVRMLNSEPRPGAHGSRIAFAHPKSLGGVLVEFCQKSG; encoded by the coding sequence ATGATTCAGAAAATCGATCATATCGCCATCGCCGTTAAAGACCTGGAAAGCGCTGTTTCTCATTACCGGGATGTTCTGGGGTTGACCTTTCTGGGAACGGAAGAAGTCCCTGACCAGAGAGTAAAAGTGGCCATGTTCAGTGTCGATGGTGTGCACATTGAGTTGCTGGAGCCCCTCAATCCGGAATCACCCATTTCCCAATTCCTGGAGAAAAAAGGCGGCGGCATCCACCACATCGCTTTTGGCGTGGATGACGCCGCCGCTCAGATTAAGGAAATGGAGCAAAAGGGCGTGCGCATGCTGAACAGTGAACCCCGTCCGGGCGCGCATGGTTCCCGCATTGCGTTCGCCCATCCCAAGAGTCTGGGCGGCGTTCTGGTGGAGTTTTGTCAGAAGAGCGGCTGA